Part of the Maridesulfovibrio sp. genome, TTATGAAATCGCGGACCATGATCGCTCAGGCCGGACAGATAATGCAATCTTTGCATGAATTCGTCCGCCAGCCCCTTGAATCCGAAACAGGTACAGAACTCAAGGATTACCGGGGTGCAATTGAAATCAAAGACCTCGGCTTTGCCTATCCCGGTTCTACCGGACCTCTTTTTGAAGGTCTGGATGTGAATATTGAACCGGGTAATATCGTAATTGTCACCGGGCATAACGGGGCCGGAAAGACTTCCCTTGTACGATTGCTGCTGGGGCTTATTGATCCCGGCCGGGGACAGATTCTTGTGGGCGGAGTGGATGTCCGTCAGCTTTCCGCACCGTGGTGGCGCAAGCAGGTTATGTACCTCCCGCAGGAACCTACCTTCTTGAATGCAACCATCAGGGAAAATATTTGTCTGAACAGTCCGGGTATGGATGACGATCGTCTGAACCGGGTGGTGGAAATCGCAGGACTTAAAAAATATCTTGATACCAGCGTTCAGGGGCTGGATGCACAAGTGGTAAACGGCGGGGCAGAACTGGCAGTTGGTATCAGGCGCAGGCTTGCCCTTGCCCGTGCTATTTCCGTGCAAGGGGCAGTGGCTGTGCTTGATGAACCTGCCGAGGGATTTGATATCGAAGGGTTGCGGGTTATGGATATGATCATCCAGAGCATGGCTAAGGCCAAGAAAACCTTGATTATTGTTTCGCAGGATATGCGTCTTATGCAGCGTGCTGATATCATTATAGACCTTGGAAACAAGCCGAAACCAAATGTCTTATATCCTAAAAAGGATGTTGCGCCGAAGGGAACTCACTCATCCAAGAGCGGGAGTGCGCAATGAACAGCATGAGCCCTGAATATTCAGGTGAAGTAAAGGCTGCCAGTCATTTCTTTCTTTTCCTGTGCATAGCCATGTGCCTCGCTTTTCTGGCGTGGGCCTGTTATTTCCAGCTGGATATAGTCAGTCAGGCTGAAGGCGAGGTTATTCCCAGCTCAAGGGTCAAGCCCGTTCAGCACCTTGAAGGCGGCATTATCATGAAGATCAATGTTCGCGAAGGTGAGAGGGTGGCCAAGGGGCAGGAGCTTATAGTTCTTGAAGCAACCGCCAGCGATTCCACTGTTGATGAACTTGAGGTTCGAGTCACTTCCCTGAGGGTGAATATAGCCCGTCTGTCTGCTGAGGATAAAGGGCTTGATGCTCCTGATTATCCTAAAGATATTTATGAAAAATTTCCGGCTTTGATTGAGCGGTCCCTGAAACTGTTTCAGACCAGGAAGGCCCGGGTTGAAAGTGACCTGCTTTCCGAGCATGAAAAGATCAAACAGCGCGAGCAGGATATTAATCAGATCAGTTCACGGCAGCGTAACTCCTTGAACAGTCTTAAGCTTTTGCGTGAACAGATTAAAATAAGTGCCGGATTGCTGGAAGACGGGTTGACCTCACGGTACAAGCATCTCGGTTTTCTTAAGGAAGAGTCAAATCTTAAAAGCTCGATTGAAGAGGATTCAGCCAAACTTGCCAAGGCCCGTTCCGCTTTGGCGCAGGCCAAGGCCGACATCGGCGAGATCAGGAACTCCTATCTGGCTTCGGTGCGTGAAGAACTTCAGGAAGCACGAAGGGAATTTGATGAGCTTTCCCAGCGGCTCAGGAAATTTGAGGATAACCTGAACCGGACTATCATCCGCTCCCCTGTGGATGGGGTGGTGAAGACTCTGTACGTGGTCAGCGTGGGCGAAGTTGTGCGCTCCGGGATGACCATCATGGATATTGTTCCGGCCGGGGATAAGCTGGTCATTGAAGCGCGTTTGCCCATCAGTGATATCGGTTACGTTAAGGACGGGCAGAAGGCGGTGGTCAAACTGGCTTCCAGCGATGCTTCCCGATTCGGCAATATTGACGGCAAGGTTGTTAACATCAGCCCGGATGCAGATTCAACTGACCGTGGATTGACCTTTTACAGGGTGCGTATTGAGACTGATAAGGATTTCTTCGAGCACGATGGAAATTACTATAAGCTTTTTCCCGGTATACGGGTAATTGCCGGAATTCATATAGGAACACGTTCGGTGATGGAATATATTCTTGAGCCGTTCATGGGCTCCATGAGCTATGCTATGAGGGAACGATGAGCACAAAAAGCCCCGTCTCCCCGAAAAAGGAAAGTAAGCAGCCTGAATGGATCGATACTGTTCCGCCCAGGGTTAAAGAAATTTTTATTAATGCTGTGAGGGCGCATTCCGCTGGCAATTATGATGAAGCTGTCTCTTTGTATTCCATGGCACTGAGCCTGTTGCCGGACGATCCTGTCCTTTTGGGTAATCTTGGGGTGGCCTTGCGAGCGCAGGATAAATTTAAGGCTGCAGAAGCATGTTACCGCAGGGCAATTGCCGTTAAACCGGACAGTCCCGGTGCATGGAGCAATCTGGGCAACGTGCTGCGCAGGTTGGGGCAGCTTAAGGAATCAGTAGCCTGCCATCGCAGGGCAATTGAACTGGACCGTAAATTTATAGATGCCTATTACAACCTCGGATTAGTTTTGCAGGACCTTGGAAAACTTGACGAATCGATTCGCCTTTTCAATCATTGCCTGAATTTTAAGCCTGACGATCATAGGATTAACTGGGATAAGTCCCTGGCTTTATTGTCCAAGGGAGATTTCATAAACGGTTTTGAGCTTTATGAGTACCGCTGGAAGCGCAAGGAACTGCTTCCCCGACATTTCCGCCAGCCGCTTTGGGACGGCTCCCCTTTAAACGGGAAAAGAATTTTCATCTATCATGAGCAGGGCTTCGGGGATACCTTGAATTTCTGCCGTTACCTTCCGCTTGTTGCTGAAGCAGGGGGGAAGGTTGTTTTCGAGTGTCAGCCGGAACTGGTTTCATTGCTTGAAGGGATAGATGGTATTGAAAAAATTGTCAGCGGCGGTGATAAATTACCTGAATTTGATGTCCAGACCCCGTTGATAAGCCTGCCTAGAATTTTAAAGCATGACCTGAAGTCCATTCCCCGGGAGTGCCCTTACCTCGCCGCTCCGGCACAAGCTGGATTTCCGGTTCATGTCCCTGAAGGAACTAAATTCAAGATTGGAATTGTCTGGGCCGGTAAGCCTACCCATAAAAATGACCACAACCGTTCGGTTAGTATTGAAAATTTCATGCTTTTTGCCGGAATTCCCGGTGTGAGCATTTATTCCCTGCAAAAAGGACCGGAAACAAAGCAGCGTGAAGAATTCGGTTGCGGAGTGCTGGTGCGTGATCTCGGTAACGGCTGTGAAGATTTTGCGGATACGGCCAAGGTTATGGGGCAGCTGGATCTTATTATTACTGTGGATACTTCGGTCGCTCATCTGGCCGGTGCTTTGAATATACCAGTCTGGGTTGCTATTCCTTATAATCCTGATTGGCGCTGGATGCGAAAGCGCAAGGATTCTCCCTGGTATCCCAGTATGACGCTTTTTCGCCAGAAAAGTCCGGGAGACTGGAGTATTGTTTTCAATAACATGCTTGCAGCCCTGAAAGAGAAACTGAAAAGTTAAATATATGGTGATTCGGTGCTTTTTGGACGAGAGTGCTGGACTGAAACTCGCAGGTGCGGTAATTCATGGATCAGGTATAAAAATCGATTAAGTTTAAAGCGAATTGAGGGGATAGCCAGTAATGACGGGGAGTAGAATTCTGCTTGAATCCGGAACCAACGAAGTTGAGCTTCTGGAAGTTTATCTTGATGAGGGTAGTGGAGATAATTACAAACGCTGGTCGTTCGGCCTGAACGTGGCCAAAGTAAAGAAAATTGTCCGCGAAGCGGATCTGAAAAATTTTTCAGGACGCAAGCAGAATGGAAATATACCGAAAGGACCGTCTGAAATTGATCCCAAGAGCCCGTTGGTTTTGGGAATGTTTGAATTTATGGGGTCGGTCATCCCTCTTATTGATCTTAGCGGCTGGTTGCGTATGGAGCCTGTATCCAAAGATCGGCGCATGGTTTTGGTTACTGAATTTAATGAAATAGTCAGCGCTTTTCTTGTTTCCGGGGTTAACCGTATCCACCGTGTAAGCTGGAGCGAGCTTGAATCCCTGCAAGGAAACATGGCTAAGTATGCTGAAGGAACTATTATCGGGACCGTAAAGCTTACCGATCCTGATCGTATTCTGCAGATTCTTGATCTTGAGCAGGCCATGGAAGACCTTAATCCGGCGCGTGACAAGGCCTCCCTTGAAGAAGTGGAAGAGTCTGTGGAATGTGTTTATCAGGCAATATGCGCTGATGATTCCCGCTCCATGCGAAATCTGGTCAAAAATTCGCTGCATCGAGGCGGCTTTGAGGTTGAAGCTTATTCCAATGGGCTTGAAATATGGCAGGCTCTTCAAGAGATATCTGCAAAAGTAGCCAAAACCGGACTGCATGTTTCCGAATTCGTACAACTGGTTGTCTCGGATATTGAAATGCCGGGAATGGACGGGCATGCCCTGACCAAGAGGATCAAGGAAGATATAAACTTGCGTGACCTGACCGTATATCTCTTTTCGTCCCTGATTACTGATGAATTACTTCATAAAGGTGAAGCTGTTGGCGCCAATCGCCAGTATTCCAAGCCCCAGATTGCCACGCTGGTCAAGCAGGCCCGTATGGATTTGGATGAGCTTTATAAATGTAAAGGCTAAAGCTGCTCTTCGCCGCTGGCGATCAACTCCAGCGAGGCTTCATCAATAATTTCAATTTCTTTTCCTTCAACTCTGAGAAGTCCCTGCTCGCTCATTTTTTTGAATACGCGGGACAGGGTTTCCTGAATGGTTCCCAGATAGGAAGCGATCAGGCCTTTGGGCAGGTCCAGCTCCAGCTTGCTGGAATTCTGAGTGGATTTGAGCAGGAGCAGGTAGCTGGCCAGTCTTGCAGGGACTTCGCTGAGGCTGAGTGCAGCCACTTGATTGACCAGCTGACGCAGTCTGCCGGAAAGCAGAGCCAGCATGGACATGGCAAGGTCCGGGTCTTCACGGATTACTTTTTCAAAACGGTCGCGAGGAAAGTAAAGCAGTTTTGATTTGGCAAGTGTCACCGCACTTGCGGGGTAACATGCTCCTTGAAAAACCGGCACTTCTCCGAAAATTTCTCCAGATCCGAAAATATGGATAATCTGTTCCTTCCCGGACAAGGATTCCCGGTAGATTTTAACTTTTCCAGATTTTATGGAATAAAAACCTGTCGCATCACTTCCTGCGCTAAAAATCTGTTCACCTTTCTTTAATTCACGAGGAACGATGATCTGTTCAAGTTTTGCCAGCTGTTCGGCATTGAGGCCTGCGAAAAGGGATATTTTGTTAAGCTCGTGTATCTTTTTCATTACAACATTCTTTTATAATTAATGGTGCCCGGTAAATGACTTAAGTCAGAGTTTGCGAGAATTATATCCTGTATGATTAACTAACTGATAAAATGATGAAAGGAAATAGTATGGATAAAGTATCTGTAATCAATGTCTGCCGGGGAACTTCCGGGGGATGCCGTTTTGCCCTGCATGTGGATGAGGATTTTGCCGAGCGCATTGAAACAGTGATTGAGGAAAGTGACTGGCCTGAATTCCTGCAGCAAAAGTTCGGTGAAAAGATCAACAGGCATAAGTTGGTCAGTGTCAGCGCTGCAGCTTGTCCCAATGGTTGTTCCCGTCCGCATATTGCCGATATCGGTTTGATCAGGGCTTGCGTCCCGGTCATTGATCATGAAGGTTGTATCGGTTGTGAAGAGTGCATACGCAACTGTCCTGACGAGGCCATGGCAATGATTGACGGTAAGGTAGTCATAACCCGTGAGAAATGCCTTGTCTGCGGATATTGCACCAATGTCTGTCCCACGGAAGTGATATCCTGTTCCCGCAGCGGCTGGCGTTTTCTTGTCGGCGGAAGGCTGGGACGGCATCCTCGGCTTGGTATGGAACTTCCCGGAGTATACTCAGGTGATGAAGTCTTAGACTTGATCGCCAGATGCATGAAGCTCTGGATGGATAATTATGTAGACGGTAAACGGTTCGGCTGGATCATGGATCGGGTCGGTCACGATAAAATATTGCTGTAAAATTAATGTCTTCAAGGGTGGCTGTAGTATGGCAGGACTTTTCATAATATCACTTTCATATCTGCTTTTGGCCGCTCATGCCCTGCGTGGTGGAGATGGCGGACTGGCTGTATTTATGATCGGAACTGCCGGAATTGCTTTCAGCCGGGAACGCTGGGCCGGGAATGTCGCAGGTGTTATGCTCGGCTGCGGATCGCTGATCTGGCTGGCTAAAGGGGCCGGTTTGATCAATCTGCGTATCGGCGTTGGCGGGGATTGGGGGCGGCTGGCTGTTATTATGGGCGCGTTGTTCGCTACGACTATTTTCTCTGCCGCCTATTGCTTTTCTCCTGCCGGGCGCGAGCGTTTCAGCCGGAGCAAGGATCAGGGTTGGTTCAGAGCGGCAATCTTCTTAATGACAGCGCTGTTGCTGGAAATTACCCGCAACAAGGTAGCTTTCCCTATTCTTCTTACCGACCGCTTTTTTCCCGGTTGGGGCAGGGCGGAGATATTTTTCTTAGCCTGCTATGCTTCATGGCTCGGTGGAAAAATGTTCAGCCCTGAAGGGGCTAAAGCCATGCGTCCACGTATTTGGGCTTTGTTTTCGCTGGTATTTTTCGGACAACTGGCTCTTGGTCTTGCAGGAATTGAGCAGTTCCTGATGACCGGAAAGCTTCATTTACCTGTTCCTGCTCTAATTGCCGCAGGGCCGGTATATCGCGGTTCCGGTTTTTTCATGCCCATCCTGTTTACCGTATCGGTGCTGCTGGTCGGTCCAGCATGGTGCAGTCATCTTTGTTACATCGGTGCATGGGATGATCAGTGCAGCCGTGTTGGTGATCTTAAGCCTTCCCGTAAATTCAATTCCCGGCTGATCTGGCTGCGTCTGGTTCTGCTGGTGTTGGTGGTTGGTGCAGCGTGGGGGATGCGTACGGCTGGAGTTTCAGTTGCGATAGCGGTCTGGAGTGCAGCTCTGTTCGGTTTAGCAGGAATAGCGGTCATGTTTTGGGTTTCCCGCCGGATGGGCATGATGGTTCATTGCACGGCCTTTTGTCCCATGGGAATTGTTTCCAATCTGCTGGGTCGTATTTCTCCGTGGCGGATGAAAATTTCAGATGATTGCTGCAAATGTATGAAGTGCAGCAAGGCTTGCCGCTATAACGCTCTCAAGCCTGTAGATATCGAGGCCGGACGTCCCGGTATTTCCTGCACCCTCTGCGGGGATTGTCTTTCAAGTTGTTCCAGTTCCAGTCTAGGGTATCGGTTGCCGGTAGTTACCCCCAAAACAGCCCG contains:
- a CDS encoding HlyD family type I secretion periplasmic adaptor subunit, with product MNSMSPEYSGEVKAASHFFLFLCIAMCLAFLAWACYFQLDIVSQAEGEVIPSSRVKPVQHLEGGIIMKINVREGERVAKGQELIVLEATASDSTVDELEVRVTSLRVNIARLSAEDKGLDAPDYPKDIYEKFPALIERSLKLFQTRKARVESDLLSEHEKIKQREQDINQISSRQRNSLNSLKLLREQIKISAGLLEDGLTSRYKHLGFLKEESNLKSSIEEDSAKLAKARSALAQAKADIGEIRNSYLASVREELQEARREFDELSQRLRKFEDNLNRTIIRSPVDGVVKTLYVVSVGEVVRSGMTIMDIVPAGDKLVIEARLPISDIGYVKDGQKAVVKLASSDASRFGNIDGKVVNISPDADSTDRGLTFYRVRIETDKDFFEHDGNYYKLFPGIRVIAGIHIGTRSVMEYILEPFMGSMSYAMRER
- a CDS encoding tetratricopeptide repeat-containing glycosyltransferase family protein codes for the protein MSTKSPVSPKKESKQPEWIDTVPPRVKEIFINAVRAHSAGNYDEAVSLYSMALSLLPDDPVLLGNLGVALRAQDKFKAAEACYRRAIAVKPDSPGAWSNLGNVLRRLGQLKESVACHRRAIELDRKFIDAYYNLGLVLQDLGKLDESIRLFNHCLNFKPDDHRINWDKSLALLSKGDFINGFELYEYRWKRKELLPRHFRQPLWDGSPLNGKRIFIYHEQGFGDTLNFCRYLPLVAEAGGKVVFECQPELVSLLEGIDGIEKIVSGGDKLPEFDVQTPLISLPRILKHDLKSIPRECPYLAAPAQAGFPVHVPEGTKFKIGIVWAGKPTHKNDHNRSVSIENFMLFAGIPGVSIYSLQKGPETKQREEFGCGVLVRDLGNGCEDFADTAKVMGQLDLIITVDTSVAHLAGALNIPVWVAIPYNPDWRWMRKRKDSPWYPSMTLFRQKSPGDWSIVFNNMLAALKEKLKS
- a CDS encoding chemotaxis protein, producing MTGSRILLESGTNEVELLEVYLDEGSGDNYKRWSFGLNVAKVKKIVREADLKNFSGRKQNGNIPKGPSEIDPKSPLVLGMFEFMGSVIPLIDLSGWLRMEPVSKDRRMVLVTEFNEIVSAFLVSGVNRIHRVSWSELESLQGNMAKYAEGTIIGTVKLTDPDRILQILDLEQAMEDLNPARDKASLEEVEESVECVYQAICADDSRSMRNLVKNSLHRGGFEVEAYSNGLEIWQALQEISAKVAKTGLHVSEFVQLVVSDIEMPGMDGHALTKRIKEDINLRDLTVYLFSSLITDELLHKGEAVGANRQYSKPQIATLVKQARMDLDELYKCKG
- a CDS encoding Crp/Fnr family transcriptional regulator; this translates as MKKIHELNKISLFAGLNAEQLAKLEQIIVPRELKKGEQIFSAGSDATGFYSIKSGKVKIYRESLSGKEQIIHIFGSGEIFGEVPVFQGACYPASAVTLAKSKLLYFPRDRFEKVIREDPDLAMSMLALLSGRLRQLVNQVAALSLSEVPARLASYLLLLKSTQNSSKLELDLPKGLIASYLGTIQETLSRVFKKMSEQGLLRVEGKEIEIIDEASLELIASGEEQL
- a CDS encoding 4Fe-4S dicluster domain-containing protein, with product MDKVSVINVCRGTSGGCRFALHVDEDFAERIETVIEESDWPEFLQQKFGEKINRHKLVSVSAAACPNGCSRPHIADIGLIRACVPVIDHEGCIGCEECIRNCPDEAMAMIDGKVVITREKCLVCGYCTNVCPTEVISCSRSGWRFLVGGRLGRHPRLGMELPGVYSGDEVLDLIARCMKLWMDNYVDGKRFGWIMDRVGHDKILL
- a CDS encoding 4Fe-4S binding protein, translating into MAGLFIISLSYLLLAAHALRGGDGGLAVFMIGTAGIAFSRERWAGNVAGVMLGCGSLIWLAKGAGLINLRIGVGGDWGRLAVIMGALFATTIFSAAYCFSPAGRERFSRSKDQGWFRAAIFLMTALLLEITRNKVAFPILLTDRFFPGWGRAEIFFLACYASWLGGKMFSPEGAKAMRPRIWALFSLVFFGQLALGLAGIEQFLMTGKLHLPVPALIAAGPVYRGSGFFMPILFTVSVLLVGPAWCSHLCYIGAWDDQCSRVGDLKPSRKFNSRLIWLRLVLLVLVVGAAWGMRTAGVSVAIAVWSAALFGLAGIAVMFWVSRRMGMMVHCTAFCPMGIVSNLLGRISPWRMKISDDCCKCMKCSKACRYNALKPVDIEAGRPGISCTLCGDCLSSCSSSSLGYRLPVVTPKTARMVFLVIVITLHALFLGVARI